AAAATAAACACAGTTTCTGGTGCTGAGTTGCCTTTTGCTTCTGATAAAATGCTGAGTTATGAGTTAAAAAGGGCCGGAAGGATTTATCACAACTGGAGACTTCTTGACGAGGAAATAGCAAAAAAGATTAAGTCAATAAGGGACCAGTCTGGTTCAAAGAAAAAGAGAGGGAAAAAGGAGGCAGAAGAAAAAGAGTTATTCTCTGAAGAGGAGAATATTAATGCATCGGTTGATTACGGTAAACTTTCAGTGGAAATCATTAAAGATTACGAAGAGGCAGACCTGTTTGGCTTTATGTTCCCTCTCAGGAACGAAGGAGCCCTGAATCGCAACAAAGCCGTTGTGTTTGACCACATAATCTCTGTAAAGCCCTTTACAGGCTCCCAAAATCTAATACATAACCTTGATGCAAGAGAAAGGTATCTAAAACACCTCGGAGAGGATGACAAGTCCAGACAGGCAATTGTCTACTTTGAGGAGCACAGGTCTCCGTACATATACACCGTATCCATTGAACTGGACAGAGTGGGAA
The Aquificaceae bacterium genome window above contains:
- the cas7i gene encoding type I-B CRISPR-associated protein Cas7/Cst2/DevR — encoded protein: MLTLTIVTEPIGVLSYGDRVGIYTLLKKINTVSGAELPFASDKMLSYELKRAGRIYHNWRLLDEEIAKKIKSIRDQSGSKKKRGKKEAEEKELFSEEENINASVDYGKLSVEIIKDYEEADLFGFMFPLRNEGALNRNKAVVFDHIISVKPFTGSQNLIHNLDARERYLKHLGEDDKSRQAIVYFEEHRSPYIYTVSIELDRVGREDRSGELAVENSARAKRVLQVLDILEKSFARRVGGRVYPLTPLFMVGGVYEYCVPYFINALGVDYDGNKVSVSFRKSLIPKGLGFVTGARGLGELLEVSGCDDVKSMEDAFSKLRQEVEACYAEAQQTA